From Drosophila yakuba strain Tai18E2 chromosome 2L, Prin_Dyak_Tai18E2_2.1, whole genome shotgun sequence, one genomic window encodes:
- the LOC6539164 gene encoding presequence protease, mitochondrial encodes MVMNPFLEGVMLSRWKVLWSLHNQVLRNQFINFKSVSTYKDIPGVHAKEPKLSPQQFGCIPHVNDKRKYKYEEGKIYHGFQCERVEHISEFELTSYTFRYERTGTELWHIDRNDSNNVFSINFRTTPFNSTGLPHILEHLSLCGSQKYPVRDPFFKMLNRSVATLMNAMTGPDYTIYPFSTMNEIDFRNLQRIYLDAVFRPNLAFLDFLQEGWRLENKDIMDKNSKLVIKGVVYNEMKGAFSENAQIFSQNLLNNILPDHTYRYVSGGNPLEIPKLAHKDLVEFHKKYYHPSNARIYSYGLHDPIKTLALLDNEYLSDQSWVDNSYSLIRQQERWTQPRFVHISSRLDNMGATIDRQNQIAIALLMCDVTNIQESFELHVLSEVLIRGPNSPFYKNLIEPNFSGGYNQTTGYSSDTKDTAFVVGLQDLRVDDFKKCIEIFDKTIVDSMNSGFDSQHVESVLHNLELSLKHQSPHFGNTLLFNSTALWNHDGDVVSNLRVSDMISRLRERISQNKNYFQEKIEEYFANNNHRLTLTMSPDEAYEDKFKKAELELIEQKVKLLDEAKLKKIYKSGLKLDLYQKAKSNTDILPCLTMNDVRDPPKWPKYFIQNMQNVRTQICKVPTNEITYFKCIFNISGLSHKETQLMPLICNIISAMGTTNYNYREFDKRILLKTGGIDLKLHLIEDVNDSKSYSLCVMMNTHALNNNVPDMFSLTQELFKNVKFDDSERLKMLIENYISYISVGVASSGHLYAMLGATSQVCDAGKLKSLLYGVDHIDFMKNFVKSTSMVEICDKLSDIVTKVFNKNNMRGAINTTQSYMPSAIHNYEIFLETLSAFEKTKTSRNINFFEPSCQQYVMNIPVNYCAKALFTVPYLHQDHPTLRVLAKLVTAKYLLPVIREQNGAYGAGAKISSDGIFSFYSYRDPHSIKTLTAFDETYEWLQSNQNVIDQQSLFEAKLGVLQQLDSPIAPGNIGIDYFLYEVSQEDFDRYRNRILSVTINDLLGAIENYFGKESMHYGKCILGPVNKNLEFETNQKWIINI; translated from the exons ATGGTGATGAATCCGTTTTTAGAAGGTGTAATGTTGTCGCGATGGAAGGTGCTGTGGTCTTTACATAACCAAGTCTTAAGGAatcaatttataaattttaagtCGGTGTCCACTTATAAGGACATTCCTGGAGTCCATGCCAAGGAGCCCAAATTATCTCCCCAACAATTTGGTTGCATACCACATGTAAATGATAAACGGAAATACAAGTATGAAGAAGGAAAGATATATCATGGCTTTCAATGCGAACGTGTTGAACACATTTCTGAATTTGAACTTACGTCGTATACTTTCCGTTATGAGCGCACGGGTACAGAATTATGGCATATCGACCGAAATGATTCAAACAACGTGTTTTCCATTAATTTTCGAACTACGCCTTTTAATTCTACTGGTTTACCGCATATTTTAGAGCATTTATCGTTATGCGgctcacaaaaatatcctGTCAGGGatcctttttttaaaatgcttaaCCGATCGGTAGCGACGCTTATGAATGCAATGACTGGTCCAGATTACACTATTTATCCTTTTTCCACAATGAATGAGATAGATTTTAGGAACTTGCAACGTATTTATTTAGATGCCGTATTCAG GCCAAACCTGGCGTTTTTAGATTTTCTACAAGAGGGCTGGAGGCTAGAAAACAAAGATATAATGGATAAAAATTCCAAGCTTGTAATCAAAGGAGTTGTTTATAACGAAATGAAAGGTGCGTTTTCTGAAAACGCGCAGATATTTAGCCAGAACCTCCTCAATAACATTCTCCCTGATCACACATATCGATATGTGTCTGGCGGAAATCCATTGGAAATACCCAAGTTAGCACACAAGGATTTAGTTGAATTCcacaaaaaatattatcaCCCAAGTAATGCTCGCATATATTCCTACGGATTACATGATCCAATTAAAACGCTTGCACTTCTCGATAATGAGTATTTATCAGATCAAAGCTGGGTTGACAACTCTTATAGTCTGATACGTCAGCAAGAGCGTTGGACTCAGCCTCGTTTTGTACATATATCGAGTAGACTAGATAACATGGGTGCGACAATTGATCGACAGAACCAAATTGCTATTGCACTGTTGATGTGTGATGTGACCAACATACAAGAAAGTTTTGAATTACACGTACTATCTGAGGTACTTATTCGTGGGCCTAACTCTCCTTTTTACAAAAACCTTATAGAACCAAATTTTTCGGGGGGGTATAATCAAACAACTGGATATTCTTCTGATACTAAGGACACAGCTTTTGTCGTTGGATTACAAGACCTTCGAGTTGACGACTTCAAAAAATGCATCGAAATTTTTGACAAAACTATTGTTGATTCTATGAATAGTGGGTTTGATTCCCAGCATGTGGAAAGTGTTCTGCATAATCTTGAGTTGTCTTTGAAACACCAGAGCCCCCACTTCGGAAAtactttgctttttaattCGACAGCTTTATGGAATCATGATGGCGATGTAGTCAGCAACCTTCGCGTATCGGATATGATATCGCGGCTGCGAGAACGCATAAGCCagaataaaaactattttcaagaaaaaatagAGGAATATTTTGCCAATAACAATCATAGACTAACATTGACTATGTCACCTGATGAGGCATATGAGGATAAATTCAAAAAGGCTGAGTTAGAGTTGATAGAGCAAAAAGTAAAACTTCTTGATGAAGctaagttaaaaaaaatatataagagtGGACTGAAATTGGATTTATATCAAAAGGCTAAGTCAAATACTGATATATTGCCTTGTTTGACAATGAATGATGTAAGAGATCCACCAAAATGGCCTAAGTATTTCatacaaaatatgcaaaatgttCGGACCCAGATTTGCAAGGTTCCGACCAATgaaattacttattttaagTGCATATTCAATATATCAGGCCTAAGTCATAAGGAAACTCAGCTTATGCCACTTATTTGCAATATTATTAGTGCCATGGGCACCACTAACTATAATTATAGGGAGTTCGATAAGCGTATCCTCTTAAAAACGGGTGGTATTGATTTAAAGTTACATTTGATTGAAGATGTAAATGATTCAAAAAGTTATAGTCTATGCGTAATGATGAACACACATGCACTTAATAACAATGTCCCGGACATGTTTAGCTTGACCCAAGagttgtttaaaaatgttaagtTTGATGACTCTGAGCGTCTTAAAATGCTTATAGAAaattatatatcatatatatctGTGGGAGTGGCAAGTTCTGGTCATTTGTATGCAATGTTGGGAGCAACTTCACAAGTGTGTGATGCTGGTAAGCTCAAATCCTTACTATATGGGGTAGATCATATAGACTTTATGAAAAATTTCGTAAAATCAACTAGCATGGTAGAAATTTGTGATAAATTGTCCGATATTGTTACAAAAGTTTTTAACAAGAACAATATGCGTGGTGCCATTAACACCACACAATCTTATATGCCATCTGCTATACATAATTACGAAATATTTTTGGAGACTCTGTCAGCATTtgaaaaaacgaaaaccagtcgtaatataaatttttttgaacCCAGCTGTCAACAATACGTGATGAACATACCAGTGAATTACTGTGCAAAAGCTTTGTTCACAGTCCCATATCTCCACCAAGACCATCCAACACTGCGAGTTCTTGCAAAATTGGTGACAGCCAAATATCTATTGCCTGTGATTCGTGAGCAGAATGGGGCTTACGGAGCTGGTGCAAAAATCAGCTCAGACGggattttcagtttttatagCTACCGAGACCCACACTCAATTAAAACCCTTACCGCTTTCGATGAAACTTATGAATGGTTACAGTCGAACCAAAATGTAATTGATCAACAATCTCTTTTTGAGGCAAAGCTTGGTGTGTTGCAGCAATTGGACTCTCCAATAGCTCCTGGAAATATTGGCATTGATTATTTCCTCTATGAAGTGTCACAAGAGGATTTTGATAGGTATCGTAATCGAATTCTTTCTGTAACTATTAATGACCTGCTGGGTGCTATAGAAAATTACTTCGGAAAAGAGTCCATGCATtatggaaaatgcattttgggCCCTGTGAATAAAAATTTAGAGTTTGAAACTAACCAAAAATggataataaatatttaa
- the LOC122319463 gene encoding uncharacterized protein LOC122319463 yields MDGPAGGTAPDDVVDPFKRSAGMSRSPSKGVGITEITERAVIPVPGVISELAALNARAIQLQEAKAKEAPAKSTTTQTEAQPKPASAPAVSKRSAPTKPPQKKLLVSKDAILQTHKVNEPVPPSFASVAKEGNKNSEWTKVAPKRLLKKPEAIIIKKTGEASYTDMLRKLKADPCLSELGSHVKKVRRTQQGELLLEVEGKAAASMPEYSGAIEESLREMAAVCTGARRMALTCSGMDEATTAMELYSCMASQFEGILLNPEDVRGLRKMRDGTEVATVTLSVNDAIGVLNKGSVNVGWSRCPIIQGTRPIRCYKCLGYGHRALNCKEPDRSDCCLRCGEQGHKAKGCVNPPNCLICNSDTDRNHPTAAQSLLSQTAIERNADVMLLSEPYVPGVENAEALFDSTRKAAVICCRNLYIEDQESVPMRGIAYAKVKGVHLYSCYAPPSDSPDLFEDFLDNLIHNARGRKPAVIAGDFNAWAIEWGSRTSNPRGRAVIDAMNQLDLVLLNDGGKPTFNNDRGTSFIDVTFVNRSLASTANWMVQKDVTLSDHALITFSARSACITQRHARSTLGQAWDIRKLDKDMLAFSIEQMEQTTGHAESMVASLMKMLEAACDAAKARVLPVLLLSSLPSCWRISHAP; encoded by the exons ATGGACGGTCCAGCGGGGGGCACTGCCCCCGACGACGTGGTGGACCCATTCAAACGAAGCGCCGGAATGTCCAGGTCCCCTTCCAAAGGAGTGGGAATCACGGAGATAACGGAGCGAGCTGTAATACCAGTTCCAGGTGTGATCTCGGAGCTGGCAGCTCTAAATGCCAGAGCTATACAGCTGCAGGAGGCCAAAGCCAAGGAGGCCCCCGCAAAGAGTACGACAACTCAGACGGAAGCGCAACCCAAACCTGCGAGCGCCCCGGCAGTCAGTAAAAGGAGCGCCCCGACGAAGCCTCCCCAGAAGAAGCTACTGGTTAGCAAAGACGCGATTTTGCAGACGCATAAGGTGAACGAGCCTGTTCCGCCCAGCTTTGCGTCCGTTGCCAAAGAGGGTAACAAAAATTCGGAGTGGACCAAGGTGGCACCTAAGCGACTACTAAAAAAACCGGAGGCCATCATAATCAAGAAGACTGGAGAGGCCTCGTACACGGACATGCTCCGTAAACTTAAAGCAGACCCGTGCCTGTCAGAACTGGGCAGCCACGTTAAAAAAGTCAGGAGGACCCAACAAGGAGAGCTGTTGCTCGAAGTGGAGGGGAAAGCTGCTGCAAGCATGCCCGAATACAGCGGAGCTATCGAAGAATCCCTTCGGGAAATGGCTGCGGTTTGCACGGGCGCGCGGAGAATGGCGTTAACCTGCAGTGGCATGGATGAGGCGACGACTGCAATGGAGCTTTATAGCTGTATGGCCTCCCAATTCGAAGGGATCCTGCTGAATCCAGAAGATGTGCGTGGGTTGCGCAAAATGAGAGATGGGACCGAAGTGGCGACGGTTACGCTCAGCGTTAACGACGCAATTGGCGTCCTGAATAAGGGGTCAGTAAATGTGGGCTGGTCTCGCTGTCCCATCATCCAGGGCACACGCCCCATAAGATGCTATAAGTGCCTGGGCTACGGCCACAGGGCACTCAACTGCAAGGAGCCTGATCGCTCGGACTGCTGTCTCCGGTGCGGCGAACAAGGTCACAAAGCGAAAGGCTGTGTCAACCCGCCGAATTGCCTGATCTGCAACAGCGACACAGACAGGAATCACCCGACAG CTGCACAGAGCCTTCTGTCCCAAACAGCGATAGAGCGCAATGCTGACGTCATGCTACTAAGTGAACCGTACGTCCCTGGTGTGGAAAATGCAGAAGCTCTTTTCGACTCTACTCGTAAGGCGGCAGTCATATGCTGCAGAAACCTCTACATAGAGGACCAGGAAAGTGTGCCAATGCGCGGCATTGCATACGCTAAAGTGAAGGGTGTCCACTTATACAGCTGCTATGCCCCGCCAAGTGACAGCCCGGACCTGTTCGAGGACTTTTTAGACAACCTGATACACAACGCTAGAGGGCGCAAGCCGGCAGTCATTGCAGGTGACTTCAACGCCTGGGCAATAGAATGGGGAAGCCGGACATCTAACCCCCGAGGTAGGGCCGTTATCGATGCCATGAACCAGCTGGATCTGGTGCTGCTGAACGATGGTGGCAAGCCCACGTTTAACAACGACAGAGGTACATCATTCATCGACGTCACTTTTGTTAACCGAAGTCTAGCCTCCACTGCAAATTGGATGGTTCAGAAAGACGTAACTCTGAGCGATCATGCCCTAATCACATTCAGCGCCCGCTCGGCGTGCATCACACAACGACATGCAAGGAGCACCCTTGGGCAAGCATGGGACATCAGAAAGCTGGACAAGGACATGCTGGCCTTTAGCATCGAGCAAATGGAGCAAACAACTGGGCATGCGGAATCCATGGTGGCGTCGCTCATGAAGATGCTGGAA